In a genomic window of Deferrivibrio essentukiensis:
- a CDS encoding flagellar brake protein has translation MEKIKDISTYLTINTKILVNVLSGNYRGIYDSRIEDIHNDKMKITIPSQKGIPFPLSPGSKLEVSFITPMGRFSFNSEVIGRTRENIPLLEIVYPEFLRRQELRRFFRVEARLKIKFRTIDYIEKDGAPEMIKKEYDGIIKDISGGGIRLTSDIQLEQGQAIELDMSEAIGTKFDIIARVVHIYNNDDKSEVGVEFITIKETDRDKIIKYVFQRQIELKRMSK, from the coding sequence ATGGAAAAGATAAAAGATATTTCTACTTATTTGACAATAAACACAAAAATACTTGTCAATGTATTATCCGGAAATTACAGAGGAATATACGATTCAAGGATTGAGGATATTCACAACGACAAGATGAAAATAACTATCCCCTCTCAAAAAGGGATACCATTCCCATTAAGCCCAGGGTCTAAATTAGAAGTCAGCTTTATTACCCCAATGGGAAGATTCTCATTTAACAGCGAAGTTATCGGGAGAACAAGGGAAAATATTCCTCTTTTGGAAATAGTATATCCTGAATTTTTAAGACGTCAGGAATTGAGAAGATTTTTTAGAGTGGAAGCAAGGTTAAAAATAAAATTTAGGACTATTGATTATATTGAAAAAGATGGTGCCCCTGAAATGATAAAAAAGGAGTACGACGGTATCATAAAAGATATTTCAGGAGGCGGCATAAGACTTACCAGCGACATCCAACTTGAACAAGGTCAGGCAATTGAACTTGATATGTCAGAAGCAATAGGCACTAAGTTTGATATAATTGCCAGAGTTGTCCACATATACAATAATGATGACAAATCGGAAGTGGGGGTCGAGTTTATCACAATCAAGGAAACAGACAGAGATAAAATTATCAAGTATGTTTTTCAAAGACAGATTGAGTTAAAAAGAATGTCAAAATAA
- a CDS encoding STAS domain-containing protein: MSIYKERDGKIELIFPINDLDTLTGEEIARYLTEIVNEIDGVIINFSRVNYLNSSGLRELIQILKYLKDHNIKLALTRLSDNIAKIFNNTNLHKLFEIFDTDDEAKRSLLQ; the protein is encoded by the coding sequence ATGTCAATTTACAAAGAAAGGGATGGAAAAATAGAGCTAATTTTTCCTATTAACGATTTGGACACGCTTACTGGAGAAGAGATAGCACGATATTTGACAGAAATAGTCAATGAAATTGACGGTGTAATTATAAATTTTTCAAGAGTAAACTACCTAAACAGCAGTGGACTCAGGGAGCTTATACAAATATTAAAATATCTTAAAGATCACAATATAAAGCTTGCACTCACCAGGCTGAGTGACAACATCGCAAAAATATTTAATAATACGAATCTTCATAAACTTTTTGAAATATTTGACACCGATGACGAAGCTAAAAGAAGTCTTCTCCAGTAA
- a CDS encoding CheR family methyltransferase, whose translation MTKLKEVFSSNTLIEAVLKYIENQYGLKINELNTDKVFDLIYKNHISDLGFDEEVLEVVDRQISDFLFNNESYFFRYPAQLELILNHCKNNLAPTIVSFGCSNGQEAYSISMYLKESGLNPTIVGVDIDEQAVENAKTGIYSPYSLQKLPEKFAKYFSTLDNKKFILANEIKNNVNFYKLNILKDDIGKILPDQKADIVLMNNILIYMNKKTIDYVIEKIANILKPDGILLTTEEGYSIKTFQNFLKSDKTNNCKFYTKPNLEEIAPMEYRELFEIKIDKENTEFDYESLKIKQEETTIEDAKRYFNKNNFLNAIAISYNILKNDPLNDEALIIISESFYKLGFNSEAKKWLKTYLIINSNKEEKIERYLNLCLKTKDFFEYIRILKKKIALLNKKDDIIRLREILNKVGLNAEELHYNM comes from the coding sequence ATGACGAAGCTAAAAGAAGTCTTCTCCAGTAACACGTTAATTGAGGCAGTATTAAAGTATATCGAAAACCAATACGGGCTTAAAATAAATGAACTGAATACGGACAAAGTTTTCGATTTAATTTACAAAAACCACATATCTGACTTAGGGTTTGACGAAGAGGTCTTAGAGGTTGTAGACAGGCAAATAAGCGATTTTTTATTTAACAATGAGTCTTACTTCTTCAGATACCCTGCTCAATTGGAATTAATTTTAAACCACTGTAAAAACAATCTTGCTCCGACAATAGTTTCTTTCGGTTGTTCAAACGGTCAGGAGGCATATTCAATTTCAATGTACTTAAAAGAAAGCGGTTTAAACCCAACAATAGTTGGCGTCGACATTGATGAACAAGCGGTCGAAAATGCCAAAACAGGAATCTATTCCCCTTACTCTTTGCAAAAACTTCCTGAAAAATTTGCAAAATATTTCAGCACCTTAGATAACAAAAAATTTATACTTGCCAATGAAATTAAAAATAACGTTAACTTTTACAAATTAAATATTCTGAAAGATGATATTGGCAAAATACTCCCGGACCAAAAAGCAGATATTGTTCTTATGAACAATATTCTTATTTACATGAATAAGAAGACTATAGACTATGTAATAGAAAAGATTGCTAACATACTAAAGCCAGATGGAATTCTTCTGACAACCGAAGAAGGATATTCCATTAAAACATTTCAAAACTTTTTAAAAAGCGATAAAACAAACAATTGTAAATTTTACACCAAACCAAACTTGGAAGAGATAGCACCAATGGAATACCGTGAGCTGTTTGAAATTAAGATTGATAAAGAGAATACGGAATTTGATTATGAATCATTAAAAATAAAACAAGAAGAAACAACCATAGAAGATGCTAAGCGATACTTTAATAAAAATAACTTTTTGAATGCCATAGCTATCAGCTACAACATATTGAAAAATGATCCATTAAATGATGAAGCACTTATTATTATTTCAGAAAGTTTTTATAAATTGGGATTTAACAGTGAAGCTAAAAAATGGCTTAAGACTTACCTCATCATCAACTCGAATAAAGAGGAAAAAATTGAGCGATATCTTAACCTTTGTTTGAAAACCAAAGATTTTTTTGAATATATAAGAATATTAAAGAAAAAAATAGCCCTCTTAAATAAAAAAGATGATATAATTAGATTAAGAGAAATTTTAAATAAAGTAGGGCTAAATGCTGAAGAATTGCATTATAATATGTAA
- a CDS encoding GGDEF domain-containing protein produces MLKNCIIICKKSENKLFKTLCPDSVIKNSLLTAFRYVFNNSGIIVVVTEGFVQVNSLVLPPLIRLSKLKNIPPLIMVSEKNYTYSDIIVTNINNLKETIFHMGTFLNNYDPIISSNIFNDFLMLNSFEMLNQILREKQTDKSNIYKKCTELMEIALLPAGLAIGETINNETTLFISQNSFVDIQTFKNILSSNKIPTENLTIQNNEKSKAHEYTKIYLKDTQTYFIKKNDLFLVTIFSKEQIKDETYMTNLLNKLFEKIEEVIHISSTTIREHRISITDYLTGIYNRRFFDEILNKELILSKRKKMPLSLLLFDIDFFKRINDSYGHTIGDGVLTSLCKLVAKLLRKSDIFARIGGEEFAILLPDTDEKGGYYLAEKIRATVENETFIIDKYKIKFTISIGLLTGINVDKLDYNTIYKLTDDALYEAKKRGRNRTINRVF; encoded by the coding sequence ATGCTGAAGAATTGCATTATAATATGTAAAAAGAGTGAAAATAAACTATTCAAGACATTGTGCCCTGACAGTGTGATAAAAAATTCCCTTTTAACTGCTTTTAGATACGTCTTTAATAATTCTGGCATAATTGTTGTGGTTACTGAAGGATTTGTTCAGGTAAATAGCTTGGTTTTGCCACCTCTCATAAGACTCAGTAAGCTAAAAAATATCCCACCATTAATTATGGTTTCTGAAAAAAATTATACCTATTCTGATATTATAGTGACAAATATTAATAACCTGAAAGAAACTATTTTCCACATGGGAACTTTTTTAAATAATTATGATCCAATAATTAGCTCCAATATATTTAACGACTTCCTGATGCTTAACTCTTTTGAAATGTTAAATCAAATTTTAAGAGAAAAACAGACAGACAAAAGTAATATTTATAAAAAATGTACTGAACTGATGGAGATAGCGTTACTACCGGCTGGTCTTGCAATTGGCGAAACAATAAATAATGAAACAACACTGTTTATTTCCCAAAACTCTTTCGTAGATATCCAAACTTTCAAAAATATATTAAGTTCTAATAAAATACCCACGGAAAACCTGACAATACAAAATAACGAAAAATCAAAGGCGCATGAATATACAAAAATATATTTGAAAGATACGCAAACATATTTCATAAAAAAGAATGATCTTTTTTTAGTAACTATTTTCAGCAAAGAGCAGATAAAAGACGAAACATATATGACAAACCTTTTGAACAAACTTTTCGAAAAAATAGAGGAAGTGATACACATAAGCAGTACAACTATCAGAGAACACCGCATATCAATTACCGACTATCTGACAGGGATATATAACAGACGATTCTTCGATGAAATTTTAAATAAAGAGTTAATACTTTCAAAAAGGAAAAAGATGCCCCTTTCGTTATTGCTCTTTGATATAGATTTTTTTAAACGTATTAATGATTCATATGGTCATACGATTGGTGACGGGGTTTTGACCTCCCTTTGTAAATTGGTAGCAAAGCTCTTAAGAAAGTCGGATATTTTTGCTCGAATCGGTGGAGAAGAATTTGCTATTTTACTCCCGGATACCGACGAAAAAGGGGGATATTACTTAGCTGAAAAAATTAGAGCTACTGTGGAAAACGAAACTTTTATAATTGATAAATACAAAATAAAATTTACTATTTCCATTGGACTTTTAACTGGAATTAATGTAGATAAACTTGACTATAATACAATATATAAACTAACTGATGATGCACTTTATGAAGCTAAAAAAAGAGGAAGAAATAGAACAATTAACAGAGTTTTCTGA
- the rlmN gene encoding 23S rRNA (adenine(2503)-C(2))-methyltransferase RlmN: protein MKLKKEEEIEQLTEFSDITLDNLSKQELTVFFTSIGEKKFRAEQVYKWLYSKYSDDFESMTDLSKTLREKLKAHTKLTKLEVAQITRSKIDGSMKILIKLSDNNYIESVILKDSERLTGCISSQIGCRMGCKFCNTAKIGLIRNLTSGEIVRQIQLINKISLDEFGKKVSNLVFMGMGEPLDNMDNLIKALDIILDENGLGYSHRKITVSTSGVSNKIINLFELKNAPNIAISLNATTDETRNRIMPVNNKYPIKTLLTDIKKLPLQKRKRITFEYVMLKGINDSIDDAKRLIKLLKGIPSKVNLISYNITKDSEFQKISYEHILRFQKVLTDAGICALIRKSLGEDIDGACGQLYAKYLKQGGCDVN, encoded by the coding sequence ATGAAGCTAAAAAAAGAGGAAGAAATAGAACAATTAACAGAGTTTTCTGACATAACCCTTGATAACCTTTCCAAACAAGAGCTTACAGTTTTTTTTACATCAATAGGTGAGAAAAAATTTAGAGCTGAACAGGTTTATAAATGGTTATACTCTAAATATTCGGATGATTTTGAAAGTATGACCGATTTGTCTAAAACGCTACGAGAAAAACTTAAAGCTCACACAAAGCTCACAAAGCTTGAAGTCGCACAAATTACTCGTTCAAAAATTGACGGAAGTATGAAAATTCTAATAAAATTGTCTGACAATAATTACATTGAATCAGTCATTTTAAAAGATTCTGAAAGACTTACCGGTTGTATATCATCTCAAATAGGGTGTCGTATGGGGTGTAAATTTTGCAATACGGCTAAAATCGGGCTAATTAGAAATCTCACGTCAGGAGAAATAGTAAGGCAAATACAGCTTATAAATAAAATCTCTTTGGATGAATTTGGCAAAAAGGTATCAAACCTTGTCTTTATGGGCATGGGAGAGCCACTTGACAATATGGATAATCTTATAAAAGCACTTGATATAATCCTTGATGAAAACGGATTAGGATATTCTCATAGAAAAATCACAGTATCAACTTCAGGAGTAAGCAACAAAATTATTAATCTATTTGAATTAAAGAATGCACCAAATATTGCTATTTCCCTTAACGCCACAACAGATGAAACAAGAAACAGGATTATGCCGGTAAATAACAAATACCCGATAAAAACACTGTTAACCGACATAAAAAAACTCCCCCTTCAAAAACGAAAAAGAATCACTTTTGAATATGTCATGCTTAAAGGGATTAATGACAGCATCGATGATGCTAAAAGATTAATCAAGCTGTTAAAAGGTATCCCTTCAAAAGTTAACCTAATTTCATACAATATAACCAAAGATTCTGAATTTCAAAAAATATCATATGAACATATTTTAAGATTTCAAAAAGTTTTGACAGATGCAGGTATTTGTGCTCTCATAAGAAAAAGTCTCGGAGAGGACATTGATGGAGCCTGCGGGCAACTTTATGCAAAATATTTAAAACAAGGAGGCTGTGATGTCAATTAA
- a CDS encoding peroxiredoxin, translating to MSIKLQKEDKAPNFELEANDGNVYSLNSFSDKILILYFYPKDNTSGCTTEAIEFTAKKNEFENLNAEIVGVSPDSVKSHCNFINKHNLGILLLSDPDKKVAEAYGAFGEKKMYGKVTKGIIRSTFVIKNGIVINAYYNVKAKGHAEKVLNDLKGFK from the coding sequence ATGTCAATTAAACTTCAAAAGGAAGACAAAGCTCCAAATTTCGAACTTGAAGCAAATGATGGTAATGTTTATTCCCTTAACAGTTTTTCAGATAAAATATTAATTCTTTATTTCTACCCTAAAGACAATACTTCAGGTTGTACAACTGAAGCAATTGAATTTACTGCAAAAAAAAACGAATTTGAAAATTTAAACGCTGAGATTGTTGGTGTAAGCCCTGACTCGGTGAAATCTCATTGTAATTTTATTAACAAACACAACCTCGGAATTCTCCTTTTGAGCGACCCTGATAAAAAAGTTGCTGAGGCTTACGGTGCATTTGGTGAAAAAAAGATGTATGGTAAAGTTACAAAAGGGATTATAAGATCTACCTTTGTAATAAAAAATGGTATTGTTATAAATGCATACTATAACGTAAAAGCTAAAGGGCATGCAGAAAAAGTTTTAAACGATTTAAAAGGGTTTAAATAG